The following coding sequences are from one Pseudomonas oryzae window:
- a CDS encoding acetyl-CoA C-acetyltransferase, producing MNDVVIVAATRTAIGSFQGALSGISAPDLGAAVIRQVLEQSGVQPQDIDEVILGQVLTAGSGQNPARQAAIKAGLPHEVPALTLNKVCGSGLKAVQLAVQAIRCGDAELIIAGGQENMSLSPYVLPKARTGLRMGHAQLQDSMIQDGLWDAFNDYHMGITAENLAKRFEITREEQDAFAAASQQKAAAAIEAGTFKDEITPILIPQRKGDPLVFATDEQPRGDTTYDSLAKLKPAFSKDGSVTAGNASSINDGAAVVLLASAKKAAELGLPVLAKVKAYASSGVDPAIMGIGPVSATRLCLEKAGWSLADLDRVEANEAFAVQALSVNKELGWDTSKVNVNGGAIALGHPIGASGCRILVTLLHELQRSNLSKGLTTLCIGGGQGVALAIER from the coding sequence ATGAACGATGTCGTCATTGTCGCCGCCACCCGTACCGCCATCGGCTCCTTCCAGGGTGCCCTGAGCGGCATCTCCGCCCCCGACCTCGGCGCCGCCGTGATCCGCCAGGTGCTCGAGCAGAGCGGCGTCCAGCCGCAGGATATCGACGAGGTGATCCTCGGCCAGGTGCTCACCGCAGGCTCCGGGCAGAACCCCGCCCGCCAGGCCGCGATCAAGGCCGGCCTGCCCCACGAGGTGCCGGCGCTGACCCTCAACAAGGTCTGCGGCTCCGGCCTCAAGGCCGTGCAACTGGCCGTGCAGGCCATCCGCTGCGGCGACGCCGAGCTGATCATCGCCGGCGGCCAGGAGAACATGAGCCTGTCGCCCTACGTGCTGCCCAAGGCGCGCACCGGCCTGCGCATGGGCCACGCCCAGCTGCAGGACAGCATGATCCAGGACGGCCTGTGGGATGCCTTCAACGACTACCACATGGGCATCACCGCCGAGAATCTGGCCAAGCGCTTCGAGATCACTCGCGAGGAGCAGGACGCCTTCGCCGCCGCCTCCCAGCAGAAGGCCGCCGCGGCCATCGAGGCCGGCACCTTCAAGGACGAGATCACCCCGATCCTGATCCCGCAGCGCAAGGGCGATCCTCTGGTGTTCGCCACCGACGAGCAGCCGCGCGGCGACACCACCTACGACAGCCTGGCCAAGCTCAAGCCGGCGTTCAGCAAGGACGGCAGCGTCACCGCCGGCAACGCTTCCAGCATCAACGACGGCGCCGCCGTGGTGCTGCTGGCCAGCGCGAAGAAGGCCGCCGAGCTGGGCCTGCCGGTACTGGCCAAGGTCAAGGCCTACGCCAGCTCCGGCGTCGACCCGGCGATCATGGGCATCGGCCCGGTGTCGGCCACCCGCCTGTGCCTGGAGAAGGCCGGCTGGAGCCTCGCCGACCTCGATCGCGTCGAAGCCAACGAGGCCTTCGCCGTGCAGGCGCTGAGCGTCAACAAGGAGCTGGGCTGGGATACCAGCAAGGTCAACGTCAACGGCGGCGCCATCGCCCTCGGCCACCCGATCGGCGCCTCCGGCTGCCGCATCCTGGTCACCCTGCTGCACGAACTGCAGCGCAGCAACCTGAGCAAGGGCCTGACCACCCTGTGCATCGGCGGCGGCCAGGGCGTGGCCCTGGCAATCGAACGCTGA
- the phbB gene encoding acetoacetyl-CoA reductase, whose translation MTNNNKRIALVTGGMGGIGTAISQRLYRDGFIVVVGCSTQSTRKDSWLEQQRQEGYEFHSMACDITDWDDVVRAFADVREEIGEVDVLVNNAGITRDTTFKKMTPQDWSAVISTNLNGLFNTTKQVIDPMLAQGWGRVINISSVNGQRGQFGQTNYSAAKAGIHGFTMALAREVAGKGITVNTISPGYIRTEMTAAIREDVLEKIISGIPVGRMGQPEEIASMVSWLASNEGAYATGADFSVNGGLNMA comes from the coding sequence ATGACCAACAACAACAAGCGCATTGCACTGGTAACTGGCGGCATGGGTGGTATCGGCACGGCTATCAGCCAGCGCCTGTACCGGGACGGTTTCATCGTGGTGGTCGGCTGCAGCACCCAATCCACGCGCAAGGACAGCTGGCTGGAGCAGCAGCGCCAGGAAGGCTACGAGTTCCACAGCATGGCCTGCGACATCACCGACTGGGACGACGTGGTGCGCGCCTTCGCCGATGTCCGCGAGGAGATCGGCGAGGTCGACGTGCTGGTCAACAACGCCGGCATCACCCGCGACACCACGTTCAAGAAAATGACCCCGCAGGACTGGAGCGCGGTGATTTCCACCAACCTCAACGGCCTGTTCAACACCACCAAGCAGGTCATCGATCCGATGCTCGCGCAGGGCTGGGGCCGCGTCATCAATATCTCCTCTGTGAATGGCCAGCGTGGCCAGTTCGGTCAGACCAACTATTCGGCCGCCAAGGCCGGCATCCATGGTTTCACCATGGCGCTGGCCCGCGAAGTTGCCGGCAAGGGCATCACCGTCAACACCATCTCCCCCGGCTACATCCGCACCGAGATGACCGCGGCGATCCGTGAAGACGTACTGGAGAAGATCATTTCCGGCATTCCGGTCGGCCGCATGGGCCAGCCGGAGGAAATCGCCTCCATGGTCTCCTGGCTGGCCTCCAACGAGGGCGCCTACGCCACCGGCGCCGACTTCTCGGTCAACGGCGGCCTGAACATGGCCTGA